GGGCGTCCACCAGCAGGCGCCAGACCACCGCCGGGGGTGCCGCCGTGGCCGCCGTCGCGTCATATTTCCGCATGGGGGTTACCTTCTCGCCCGCGCGCGGCCGATGACCATGCGCCGGATTGCCGAGGATCGATCAGTTCCTGCGGTACACCGAGGGCCGCACGCCGACCTGGCCGAGAAACGCCGACGACAACGCGCCGGGGCTGGCGAAACCGCACCGGTCGGCGATCTGCGCGATGGTGAGGTCGGTGTCGGACAGCAGCCGCCGCGCCCGCTCGATCCGCAGCCGGGTGAGGAACCGGTGCGGGGTCTCGCCGGTCGCGGCCCGGAACACGCGGATGAAGTGGTACACGCTCAGATGCGCTTCGGCGGCGATCTCGGCCACCGTCAGCGGTTCGGCCAGCCGCTCCCGCATGAGGGCGGCGGCCCGGCTGACCGCCGCGTGTTCGGGCCCCGGCAGGCGTTCGTGCCGCCCCTTGGTCAGCAGGTGCGCCACCAGGAAGGCGGCGGCGGATTCGGCGTAGAGATCGTCGGCGCCCCCGGCGGGTGGCAGCGCGCGCACGAGCTGCTCGACCATCGGATCCCCGGTGATCGCCGCCAGCGCCGGGAAATCCGGTTCCCGGTCACCGAGCCCGGCCGCGGCCCGCTCGACGGTCGCCGACGGAACGGTCACCTGGATGGTGCGCAGCGCCGAGGTCGTCCGGTAGTCGCGCACGCTCGCCAGGCCGGGGACCATGAGTTCGAAATAGCCGGGTAGCCAACGGCGGCGGACCGGCTTCCCGTCGGCGCGCGTGCGCATCTCCACGTCACCGGCCACGCAGAGCACGAGGTGGAGGTCGGCCACCGCGGGCATCGGGAACGGCTCGGCTTCGGGTGCGTGGTCGAAGCACTGCACGAGCAGCGACCGCCAGCCCGCGTCGCTCCAGCTGCAGTAGGTGCGCCGCACCTGAGCCGGGAGGTCGACCTCCGCGTAAGGCGCGAGATCGAAGTCAGCCGATTCGAACACCGCTCAAGGCTAGTCGACGTTGCCCGGTTCATTTTGTTTACGGTACCGTTTCGTAAACAAAAGGAGGTCACCATGACTGTTCTCGTCACCGGTGCCGGGCCCACCGGATTGGCACTGGCCTGCGCATTGCGCCTGCACGGCGTGGAGGTCCGGGTGCTCGACCGCGCCACCGGACCGGCGGAGACCTCGCGGGCCAACTTCCTGCACGCCCGCGGGTCCGAGGTGCTGGCCAGGCTCGGCGCGCTGGGCGAACTGCCGCGCGAGTCGATCCCGGCGATGCGGATCACCACCTACGCCGGGGCTCGGCCGATCATGCGCATCCGTTTCGGCGACCCCGGCCTGCGCACGGCGGCGCCGCCGATGGTCGTCTCCCAGGCACGCGTCGAAGCCGCCCTGCGCGCCCGGCTCGCCGAACTCGGCGTCGAGCCGGAGTGGGGTACCGAGGTCACCGGCGCCGGGCAGGACGGCGACGGCGTCCAGGTGCGGCTGGGCGACGGCGGGCACCTGACCGCGTCCTGGCTGGTCGGGTGCGACGGCTCGGGCAGCGCGGTGCGGCGGCTGGCCGGGATCGGCTTTCCCGGGGCCAAGCTCAGCGAGCGGTTCCTGCTCGCCGACCTGGACATCGACTGGGACCTCGACCGCGACGGCACCAGCGGCTGGGTGCATCCCGACGGCCTGTTCGCCGCGATGCCGATGCCCGGTGGCTCGTGGCGCCTGTTCTCCTACGACCCGGACGGCGGCGCCGAACGGCCGGAGCCCACCGAGATCGTCGACCGGCTGCGGCAGCACCTGGCCCGGCGGACCGGGCGGACGGCCACCTTCGGCCACTGCACCTGGGCCTCGGTGTTCAGCGTCCACCGGCGGCTGGCGGACACCTACCGCCGCGGCCGGATCTTCCTGGCAGGGGACGCCGCGCACGTGCACGCGCCCTTCGGCGGCCAGGGCATGCCGACCGGGATGGGCGACGCGGAGAACCTGGCCTGGAAGCTCGCCATGGTGATCGACGGGCAAGCCGCGCCGGAACTGCTCGACACCTACGAAGCCGAACGGCGGCCGCTCGCCGAGAACGTGCTCCGCGGCACCGCGCTGGCCACGCGGGTGAACATCGCCGACAGCGCGGCCGGCCGGTTCCTGCGGGACAAGGTGCTCATCAAACTGGGCGGTTTGCCGTGGGTGCAACGGAAAGCGACCTACACCGCGTCACAGCTGTGGGTCAGCTACCGGAAGGGGCCGCTGGGCGGACGCCGTCCGCTCGGGGACCGGATCGCCGATCTGGACTGCGTGCGCGAGGATGCGAGCCGGACGACGCTGCACGCCGAACTCGGCGGGACGTGGGCGCTGCTGCTGCCCGCGTCCGGCGGCGACCGGGTGGCGGAAGAGGCGCGGGAAGGGCTGGGAAAGCGAGTGGTCGTGCTGCGGCGAACGGACGAGGGACAGGCACCGGCGCTGGTGCGCCCGGACGGGCATCTGGCGTGGCGCGGGGAAACCGGCCTCGGCGACTGGCTGGCCGGCGCGCTCGGGCGAGCCGGATGAACCGAGGCAGGCCCCGTGACCCTGGCACCGACACCGCGATCCTGCGCGCGGCGGCGGAGGTTTTCGTCGAACGCGGGGTGGAAGGCGCCAGCATCGAGCAGATCGCCAAACGGGCGGGCGTCGGGAAGGTCACCGTCTACCGGCGGTGGTCGACCAAGGAGGAGTTGATCGCGCAGTCGGTGGAAGCCCTGCTGGCGGACCAGGTGAGCCATCCCCCGGCCGAGCTGATCGCCACCAGCTCACCGTACGAACTGGTCGAGAACGCGATCGACAGCACCGCGGAAACGGCCGCGAGCCCGGAGTTCCGCGCGCTGGCCGCGCGGGTGCTGGGCTCCGCGGTCAGCCATCCCGAACTGATGGCTGTCTACTGGGAGCACTACATCCGGCCGCGGCGCGATCTCACCCGCGCGCTGCTGCGCCGGGCGCAGGAGGAAGGCACCGTACCCGGCGACGCCGATCTCGACGTGCTGACCGACATGATCGCGGGCGCGGTCACCTATCGCGCACTGCAGCCGAACCCGCCCGATGCCGCCGGAATGCGAACCTACCTGCGCGCGGTTTTCCGGCAGGCGGGCCTGCTTCGCTGACCTCCGGGCTTTCGCGCAGGCGAAACCGGCGCCACGTCAGCGAACCCGGCGGGCAGCCCCAGCCGCGTCAGCCGACCGGCAGGCTGCCGCGCAGGCGAAACCGGCGCCGCGTCAGGCGGTCCGGCGGAGCCACCAGGCCGCGCCTCCGCCGAGCAAGGCTGCCAGTAGCAGGCCGAAACTGCCGGTCAGCGCGCCGAACAGGGCCACCCCGCCCAGCAGGACGGCGACCACCGTCCACGCGAGACCCGGCGAACCCATCGCCGTGCGCAGCACGTGCGCCAGCTCGGGATCTTCGGCGGCCAAGTGCCGCTCGATCAGTTCGAGTTCACGGCGTTCACGCTCGCTGAGCCCCTCAGCCGCGCGGACCATCATCGGGTTCCCGGCGGGTCTGACGAACCACCAGTGGTGGAACAACATGCCTCCAGCATGGCTGACCGAACAGCGAAAGGCACGCCCCGCAACTCCAAAAATGCGCTCCTTGGCGTGATTGAACAGGACTGCTAAATTCTGGACCGAGATGCCAACCAGCGCTGACGACTCCTTCATCCGCGCGGCACGGCGCCGTCAGCTGGTCGAGTGCGCGGTGGAGATGATCGCGGAACACGGCCTCGCCGAGGCTTCGACCGTCCGCATCGCGAAGCACGCCGGAGTCAGCCGCGGCGTGCTGACCTACCACTTCCGCGACCGCGCGGAACTGCTCAACCAGGTGGTCCGCCGGGTCTACGAGCTCGGCGCCGAGGTGATCGGCCCGGCCGTGACCGAGGCAGCTTCACCGCGGGAGGCCCTGCTCGCCTTCATCGGCGGCAGCGTCGAGCTCCACGCCAGGTACCCGCGGCACCTGGCCGCGCTGACCGAGATCTTCGCCGCCGAGGCCCGGCACGACGAACAACGGCGCCACGCGCGAGAACTCGACGATCTGGCCGCGATCCTGCGGGCCGGTCAGGAACAGGGCCAGTTCCGCGCCTTCGACATCGACGTCATGGCCACGACGATCCGCCGGGCGCTCGACGGCGCGCTGGCAGCCATCGCCGGTGGCGTACCGGCCGACCGGTACGCCACCGAGCTGCGGGAGATCTTCGACGCGGCGACGCGGCTCTGACCGAGGAGCTAACCCGGGTGATCAGCGGGTGCCTCGGCGAGCGAGAGCCGGTTCCCGTCCGGGTCCACCACGTCGACGTGCCGCACGCCGTTGCCGTAGGTCTCCACCGGTTCGTGCTCGATGCCGTTCGCGACCAGGCGCGCCAGGATGTCGTCGAGTCCGGTCACCCCGAAGGTGATCATCGCCCGGCCGACCAGCCCGGACCGCACGTCCCGGTCATCGACCACCACCCAGGCGTTCTCCCCCACCTGCCACAGGTATTCCTCCCCGATCACCTCGTCGGCGGGCCGCCCGAAGAACACCCCGAACCACTCCACCGCCCGCTTCCGGTCGCTCACGCCGACAATGCTGTACAGGTCCATCCCGATCGCTCCTCCCGGTCTTCCGGCCGTTGAGACCGGTCCGGGCGCCGAAACTCATCGCCCGGCGGGTGACCCGCTCCGGCCGCCGAGGTGCTTTCCGAAGTGGCGGTCGACCGCGTGGAACACCGTCACCAGGTTCTCCGGGTTCTGGAAGTCGTGGCCCTCGTCCTCGAAGACGAGGTATTCGACCTCGACCCCGCCGGCGCGCAGGGCCTCGACCATGTTGTCCGACTCGGCCTGGACCACGCGCGCGTCCTGGGCACCCTGCGCGATCAGCAGCGGCGTGCGGACCTCGTGCACCCGGGTGATCGGTGAGCGCGCGAGCAGGTCCGCCCGCTGCTCCGGATCGGCCGGGTCACCGCCGTAGCGGAGCCAGTTGTTGCGCAGCCACGGTTTGACGAACTCAGGCGTGGTCTCCATGAAGTTCACCAGGCTCGAAATGCCGACGTACTCGGCCGCGGCGGCGAAGCGGTCCGGCGTGAACGTGACGCCGACCAGCGTGGCGTAACCGCCGTACGAGCCGCCGAAGATGCCGATCCGGTCCGGGTCCGCGTAACCCCGTTCGACCGCCCAGTCCACCGCGTCGAGCAGATCGTCGTGCATCTTCCCGGCCAGCTCACCGATCGCCGACGTCAGGTGCCGC
The genomic region above belongs to Amycolatopsis sp. YIM 10 and contains:
- a CDS encoding helix-turn-helix domain-containing protein, which codes for MFESADFDLAPYAEVDLPAQVRRTYCSWSDAGWRSLLVQCFDHAPEAEPFPMPAVADLHLVLCVAGDVEMRTRADGKPVRRRWLPGYFELMVPGLASVRDYRTTSALRTIQVTVPSATVERAAAGLGDREPDFPALAAITGDPMVEQLVRALPPAGGADDLYAESAAAFLVAHLLTKGRHERLPGPEHAAVSRAAALMRERLAEPLTVAEIAAEAHLSVYHFIRVFRAATGETPHRFLTRLRIERARRLLSDTDLTIAQIADRCGFASPGALSSAFLGQVGVRPSVYRRN
- a CDS encoding FAD-dependent monooxygenase; amino-acid sequence: MTVLVTGAGPTGLALACALRLHGVEVRVLDRATGPAETSRANFLHARGSEVLARLGALGELPRESIPAMRITTYAGARPIMRIRFGDPGLRTAAPPMVVSQARVEAALRARLAELGVEPEWGTEVTGAGQDGDGVQVRLGDGGHLTASWLVGCDGSGSAVRRLAGIGFPGAKLSERFLLADLDIDWDLDRDGTSGWVHPDGLFAAMPMPGGSWRLFSYDPDGGAERPEPTEIVDRLRQHLARRTGRTATFGHCTWASVFSVHRRLADTYRRGRIFLAGDAAHVHAPFGGQGMPTGMGDAENLAWKLAMVIDGQAAPELLDTYEAERRPLAENVLRGTALATRVNIADSAAGRFLRDKVLIKLGGLPWVQRKATYTASQLWVSYRKGPLGGRRPLGDRIADLDCVREDASRTTLHAELGGTWALLLPASGGDRVAEEAREGLGKRVVVLRRTDEGQAPALVRPDGHLAWRGETGLGDWLAGALGRAG
- a CDS encoding TetR/AcrR family transcriptional regulator, with product MNRGRPRDPGTDTAILRAAAEVFVERGVEGASIEQIAKRAGVGKVTVYRRWSTKEELIAQSVEALLADQVSHPPAELIATSSPYELVENAIDSTAETAASPEFRALAARVLGSAVSHPELMAVYWEHYIRPRRDLTRALLRRAQEEGTVPGDADLDVLTDMIAGAVTYRALQPNPPDAAGMRTYLRAVFRQAGLLR
- a CDS encoding DUF3040 domain-containing protein translates to MLFHHWWFVRPAGNPMMVRAAEGLSERERRELELIERHLAAEDPELAHVLRTAMGSPGLAWTVVAVLLGGVALFGALTGSFGLLLAALLGGGAAWWLRRTA
- a CDS encoding TetR/AcrR family transcriptional regulator, which translates into the protein MPTSADDSFIRAARRRQLVECAVEMIAEHGLAEASTVRIAKHAGVSRGVLTYHFRDRAELLNQVVRRVYELGAEVIGPAVTEAASPREALLAFIGGSVELHARYPRHLAALTEIFAAEARHDEQRRHARELDDLAAILRAGQEQGQFRAFDIDVMATTIRRALDGALAAIAGGVPADRYATELREIFDAATRL
- a CDS encoding VOC family protein; this translates as MSDRKRAVEWFGVFFGRPADEVIGEEYLWQVGENAWVVVDDRDVRSGLVGRAMITFGVTGLDDILARLVANGIEHEPVETYGNGVRHVDVVDPDGNRLSLAEAPADHPG